Proteins encoded within one genomic window of Komagataella phaffii GS115 chromosome 3, complete sequence:
- a CDS encoding uncharacterized protein (Protein serine/threonine phosphatase with similarity to human phosphatase PP5) produces the protein MTDLKSKADALKDKGNQELKQNHFEKAVEFYTEAISLKPNPIYYSNRAQAQIKLENYGLAIADATSAIELDPSYLKAYYRRAVATFAILDYRKAKLDVKMVLSKVPNDPNSKKLAAEIDQIIKRIAFEKAIAVDEKESVIQELDFNAIQLENDYDGAPLEIEVTGKGQDRNLSVNITQEYLKQMIQRFKNGKKLPKKHAFAIVAAANEVFKNEHSLVEFGFDRNNSQEEALPDTVKTITICGDTHGQFYDVLNIFESFGNVGPNHVYLFNGDFVDRGSWSCEVAFLLFTLKLLYPKFFYLNRGNHETNSMNKVYGFEDECKYKYGERLFTCFSEAFNSLPYATLIGQEYLVMHGGLFSDDKKTLQDIRNIKRVPNRQPPNEGVEMELLWTDPQVMPGRSPSKRGVGIQFGPDITYRFCRSNNLKAIIRSHEVRMGGYEEEHDGKLITVFSAPNYCDTQGNLGAVVNLTSDEKKEYRIDFKTFKEVPHPDIKPMAYTNSGGF, from the coding sequence ATGACTGACTTGAAAAGCAAAGCAGATGCCTTGAAAGATAAGGGAAACCAAGAGCTCAAGCAAAACCATTTCGAAAAGGCCGTCGAGTTTTATACCGAAGCCATCAGTCTGAAGCCAAATCCAATCTATTATTCCAATCGAGCCCAGGCCCAAatcaagttggaaaattATGGTTTGGCTATTGCTGATGCTACAAGTGCCATAGAACTGGATCCATCTTATCTTAAAGCTTACTATCGAAGAGCAGTGGCGACGTTTGCTATTCTGGACTACAGGAAGGCCAAACTTGACGTGAAGATGGTGCTCAGTAAGGTGCCAAATGATCCTAACTCGAAAAAGTTGGCTGCAGAGATTGATCAGATTATCAAGAGAATAGCTTTTGAAAAGGCTATTGCTGTAGACGAGAAAGAGTCAGTCATTCAAGAATTGGATTTCAACGCAATACAGTTGGAAAATGATTATGATGGAGCTCCTTTGGAGATCGAAGTTACAGGCAAGGGACAAGACAGAAACTTGTCCGTTAATATTACCCAAGAATATCTCAAGcaaatgattcaaagattcaagaatggTAAAAAGCTTCCAAAGAAACACGCATTTGCAATAGTAGCTGCCGCTaatgaagttttcaagaatgaacaTTCTTTGGTAGAGTTTGGATTTGACAGAAATAATAGCCAAGAAGAAGCACTACCAGACACTGTGAAGACAATCACAATATGTGGAGATACCCATGGTCAGTTTTACGATGTTTTGAACATATTCGAGTCCTTCGGTAATGTCGGTCCTAATCATGTTTATCTATTCAATGGAGATTTTGTCGACAGAGGAAGTTGGTCTTGTGAAGTCGCATTCCTTCTTTTCACACTCAAACTTTTATACCCCAAGTTTTTCTACTTGAACCGAGGTAACCATGAAACCAACAGTATGAACAAAGTCtatggatttgaagacgAGTGTAAATATAAGTACGGTGAACGCCTTTTCACCTGTTTTTCTGAAGCCTTCAACTCCTTGCCTTATGCTACTTTGATAGGTCAAGAGTATCTGGTAATGCATGGAGGACTATTCAGCGATGACAAGAAGACCCTTCAGGACATAAGAAACATTAAAAGGGTCCCTAATAGACAGCCACCAAATGAAGGAGTGGAAATGGAACTACTATGGACAGACCCTCAGGTTATGCCTGGACGTTCGCCATCTAAAAGAGGTGTTGGAATTCAATTTGGACCTGACATCACTTACAGATTCTGTAGGAGCAACAATCTGAAAGCTATCATCAGATCACATGAAGTCAGAATGGGTGGTTATGAGGAAGAACATGACGGTAAATTAATTACCGTGTTTAGTGCTCCTAACTACTGTGACACTCAAGGTAATCTAGGTGCAGTCGTCAACTTGACAtcagatgaaaagaaagagtaCAGAATAGATTTCAAGACTTTCAAAGAGGTTCCTCATCCCGACATAAAACCAATGGCATACACAAACTCTGGAGGATTTTAA